In Rana temporaria chromosome 3, aRanTem1.1, whole genome shotgun sequence, a single window of DNA contains:
- the STARD7 gene encoding stAR-related lipid transfer protein 7, mitochondrial gives MWQRVVRGVSAGLAGWFRSCRPPVCHYGSGQQRESRSLLRGVCYRNRPGRTGRLLAALTGAFLWEEERVKEEEILRPAEEMKKAQFAAHKAHCYSSKCEDDEGWELVMDKKDFRLWRRPIEGTHLYQYRVFGSYKDVTPRQFFNVQLDTEYRKKWDALVIKLEVIERDVVSGSEVVHWVTHFPYPMYSRDYVYIRKYHVDQKSNLMVLVSRAVEHPEVPESPDFVRVHNYQSEMVIRPHTTFDENGFDYLLTYSDNPQTAFPRYCVNWMVSSGMPDFLNKLHLATLRARNMEIKVRDYISARPQDCSSEGRASPERKPAAAHSTQQMDFA, from the exons ATGTGGCAGCGGGTGGTACGCGGTGTGTCGGCGGGTCTGGCCGGGTGGTTTCGCTCCTGCAGGCCTCCGGTGTGTCATTATGGGAGCGGCCAGCAGAGGGAGAGCAGAAGCCTCCTCCGGGGTGTCTGCTACAGGAACAGGCCGGGGAGGACAGGAAGGCTGCTGGCCGCACTCACCGGGGCCTTCCTATGGGAAGAAGAGCGAGTGAAAGAGGAGGAGATACTAAG GCCTGCGGAAGAGATGAAGAAGGCCCAGTTTGCAGCCCACAAAGCTCACTGTTACAGTTCAAAGTGTGAGGACGATGAAGGCTGGGAACTGGTCATGGATAAAAAAGACTTCAGGCTGTGGCGCAGACCAATAGAAGGGACCCATCTGTATCAGTACAGAG TATTTGGCTCGTATAAGGATGTGACACCTCGCCAGTTCTTTAATGTGCAG TTGGATACAGAGTACCGCAAAAAGTGGGATGCATTGGTGATTAAACTGGAAGTGATTGAGAGAGATGTGGTCTCTGGATCAGAAGTCGTTCACTGGGTCACTCATTTCCCA TATCCAATGTACTCTCGGGACTATGTGTACATCAGGAAGTATCACGTGGATCAGAAGAGTAACCTCATGGTGTTGGTCTCTCG AGCAGTGGAGCACCCAGAGGTACCAGAATCTCCTGACTTTGTGCGGGTGCATAACTACCAGTCTGAGATGGTGATCAGACCTCATACAACATTTGATGAG AATGGCTTTGATTACTTGTTGACATATAGCGACAACCCACAGACTGCATTTCCTCGCTATTGTGTAAATTGGATGGTATCCAGTG GGATGCCTGATTTCCTGAACAAGCTGCATTTAGCAACACTCCGTGCCAGGAACATGGAAATCAAAGTGCGAGATTACATATCTGCCCGTCCTCAGGACTGCAGCAGCGAAGGACGAGCCAGCCCTGAGCGGAAACCTGCAGCTGCGCACAGCACACAACAAATGGATTTTGCGTAA